In Erigeron canadensis isolate Cc75 chromosome 1, C_canadensis_v1, whole genome shotgun sequence, a single window of DNA contains:
- the LOC122585386 gene encoding expansin-A7-like yields MIFSRLGSVTAAAYNAPAVYRPSPWTLAHATFYGDESAASTMGGACGYGNLVTNGYGTDTAALSSTIFSNGYACGQCYQIRCVQSPWCSKGIATITATNLCPPNWSEDSNNGGWCNPPRTHFDMAKPAFMQIAQWKAGIVPVMYRRVPCVRKGGIRFSFQGNGYWLLVYVMNVGGAGDISQMWVKGTKTAWISMSHNWGASYQAFATLKGQALSFKIISYTTKQTIVANNVAPANWNLGLTYQATTNFH; encoded by the exons ATGATCTTCTCTCGTTTGGGTTCTGTAACCGCAGCTGCATATAATGCACCGGCAGTTTATAGGCCGAGCCCATGGACCCTAGCACATGCCACATTTTATGGAGACGAGTCAGCTGCTTCAACCATGG GTGGTGCTTGTGGATACGGAAACCTGGTCACTAACGGGTATGGAACAGATACGGCAGCATTGAGCTCTACCATCTTTAGCAATGGATACGCTTGTGGGCAATGTTATCAGATTCGGTGTGTCCAATCTCCATGGTGTTCCAAAGGTATAGCAACAATAACAGCTACAAACCTTTGCCCGCCCAACTGGTCTGAGGACTCAAACAACGGTGGATGGTGCAACCCCCCACGAACCCATTTTGACATGGCTAAGCCCGCTTTCATGCAAATCGCACAATGGAAGGCTGGCATTGTCCCAGTCATGTATCGTAG GGTGCCTTGTGTTAGGAAGGGTGGGATCAGGTTCTCGTTTCAAGGAAATGGATACTGGCTATTGGTGTATGTGATGAATGTTGGTGGTGCTGGTGATATTAGCCAAATGTGGGTCAAAGGGACCAAGACTGCATGGATCAGCATGAGCCACAACTGGGGAGCCTCGTACCAAGCCTTTGCGACTCTTAAAGGTCAAGCCCTCTCTTTCAAGATAATCTCCTACACAACCAAACAGACCATTGTAGCTAACAATGTCGCACCGGCTAACTGGAACTTAGGATTGACTTATCAGGCAACTACTAATTTTCACTAA
- the LOC122597561 gene encoding subtilisin-like protease produces MVYSYRNVLKGFAAKLSVEQVKEMENKEGVISARPQRVLSLHTTHTPNFLGLHQNLGFWRGSNYGKGIIIGVLDTGITPTHPSFNDTGVDPPPAKWKGKCEVSGCNNKLIGVRNFISGSTGSPLDEEGHGTHTSSTAAGNFVEGATALGNDNGTAVGMAPLAHLAMYKVCDDSGCAESDLLAAMDAAIEEGVDMLSLSIGGVSFPFYSDSIALGAFAAIQKGIFVSCSAGNSGPFSASLSNEAPWILTVGASTVDRQVKATVKLGNGALLDGQSVFQPKDFQGDLLPFVYPGMSGDENAKYCFPDSFNTTDVKGKVVLCLRGGGIGRVAKGQVVKDAGGAAMIITNEKIDGASTIADTHVLPVSYVDYKDGLTIMAYLNSTPSPVATILFHGTFIGDKSAPQVTSFSSRGPSQESPGILKPDIIGPGVSILAAWPVSIDNTTTSAPFNVVSGTSMSCPHLTGIAALLKSAHPDWSPAAIKSAIMTTADLVNLNNKPIEDEREHPASLFAVGAGHVNPSKAADPGLVYDIQPDDYIPYLCGLGYSDAHVKAIVHKEVSCSNISVITEAQLNYPSFAIALKSNETKTYTRTLTNVGDANSSYDVSITTALGMAVMVSPSTLTFSAVNQKLSYLVAFAAERPNPKIKFAEGDLVWKSAKHSVRSPVSIKYV; encoded by the coding sequence ATGGTTTATTCATACCGAAATGTACTTAAGGGATTTGCAGCAAAACTTAGTGTTGAGCAAGTGAAGGaaatggaaaataaagaagGGGTCATATCAGCTCGGCCTCAACGTGTGTTGTCTTTACATACAACTCATACTCCTAACTTCTTGGGGTTGCACCAGAATTTAGGCTTTTGGAGAGGGTCAAACTACGGGAAGGGGATCATTATTGGGGTTCTTGACACGGGGATAACTCCTACTCATCCTTCTTTTAATGATACAGGTGTGGACCCTCCACCGGCTAAATGGAAAGGCAAATGTGAAGTCTCAGGTTGTAATAACAAATTGATTGGTGTTAGGAACTTTATTAGCGGTAGTACTGGCTCCCCGCTTGATGAAGAGGGTCATGGGACGCACACCTCAAGTACTGCGGCTGGAAACTTTGTTGAAGGAGCTACCGCGTTAGGAAATGACAATGGTACTGCAGTCGGGATGGCTCCACTTGCACACTTGGCAATGTATAAAGTGTGTGATGATTCTGGTTGTGCCGAGAGTGATCTGTTAGCTGCTATGGATGCAGCTATTGAAGAAGGTGTAGACATGCTTTCTCTCTCGATTGGTGGAGTATCGTTTCCTTTTTATAGTGATTCAATCGCTTTAGGTGCCTTTGCTGCGATACAAAAAGGGATTTTTGTAAGCTGCTCAGCAGGAAACTCTGGGCCTTTTAGTGCTTCGTTATCCAATGAGGCTCCATGGATTCTCACAGTAGGTGCAAGTACAGTTGATAGACAGGTAAAGGCAACAGTAAAACTCGGGAATGGGGCTTTACTAGATGGACAATCGGTTTTCCAACCTAAAGATTTCCAAGGAGATCTTTTACCCTTCGTTTATCCAGGAATGAGTGGCGACGAGAATGCCAAGTATTGTTTTCCAGATTCATTCAACACCACCGATGTGAAAGGCAAGGTAGTACTTTGCCTCAGAGGTGGTGGTATTGGAAGGGTTGCGAAAGGGCAGGTGGTAAAAGATGCCGGTGGAGCTGCTATGATTATCACAAACGAAAAGATAGATGGCGCTAGTACAATAGCCGATACTCATGTACTTCCTGTGTCATATGTTGATTACAAAGATGGACTCACAATTATGGCATACTTGAATTCGACTCCATCACCCGTTGCTACCATTTTATTCCATGGAACTTTCATTGGAGATAAATCAGCTCCTCAAGTGACCTCTTTCTCTTCGAGAGGGCCTAGCCAAGAAAGTCCCGGAATCTTAAAACCTGACATTATTGGGCCTGGAGTGAGCATTCTTGCGGCATGGCCCGTGTCCATTGATAACACAACAACGTCTGCCCCATTTAATGTAGTTTCTGGTACTTCCATGTCTTGCCCTCATCTAACTGGGATTGCAGCATTGTTGAAAAGTGCACATCCCGATTGGTCGCCTGCTGCAATCAAGTCTGCAATCATGACCACCGCTGATTTGGTCAACCTCAACAATAAACCAATTGAGGACGAACGAGAGCATCCTGCCAGCCTTTTTGCAGTCGGTGCTGGCCATGTTAACCCGTCTAAAGCTGCTGATCCTGGGCTTGTTTATGACATCCAACCTGATGATTACATACCTTATTTGTGTGGATTGGGATACTCAGATGCACACGTCAAGGCCATAGTTCACAAGGAAGTCTCTTGCTCAAATATATCAGTCATAACCGAAGCACAACTCAACTATCCTTCATTTGCCATTGCATTAAAGAGTAACGAAACAAAAACATACACGAGGACCTTGACCAATGTTGGGGATGCTAATTCATCGTACGACGTCAGCATTACTACAGCACTGGGCATGGCTGTTATGGTGTCACCTTCTACGCTCACCTTCTCGGCGGTTAACCAAAAGTTGTCATACCTAGTGGCATTCGCTGCAGAGAGACCTAATCCAAAGATTAAATTTGCAGAAGGGGATTTGGTATGGAAATCTGCAAAGCACTCAGTCCGGAGCCCTGTCTCCATCAAATACGTTTAA